The proteins below are encoded in one region of Winogradskyella helgolandensis:
- a CDS encoding class I SAM-dependent methyltransferase: MKNNPTDFWNDRFGQEEFIYGTEPNQFFKEQLQKLQKGTLLLPAEGEGRNAVYAAKQGWKVSAFDISIKAKEKAMLLSKQNHVSIDYKVDRVLNFTSNTQFDVIGLCYTHFPLDIRKKASQYLLQFLKKGGVIIFEAFAKAQINNNSGGPKNEAMLFSIEEVKQEFTNLEFNILEEKTIELSEGEFHKGKAEVIRFVGVKM; encoded by the coding sequence ATGAAGAACAATCCAACAGATTTTTGGAATGACCGTTTTGGTCAAGAAGAATTTATCTATGGTACTGAGCCTAATCAATTTTTTAAAGAGCAATTACAAAAGTTGCAAAAAGGAACATTGCTTTTACCGGCCGAAGGAGAAGGTCGTAATGCTGTTTATGCAGCAAAACAAGGTTGGAAGGTTTCAGCTTTTGATATTAGTATAAAAGCTAAAGAAAAGGCCATGCTTTTGTCTAAGCAAAACCATGTTTCTATAGATTATAAAGTTGATAGAGTACTAAATTTTACAAGTAACACACAATTTGATGTCATAGGACTTTGTTACACACATTTTCCTTTGGACATTCGTAAAAAGGCAAGTCAATATTTACTGCAATTTTTAAAAAAAGGAGGTGTGATTATTTTTGAAGCTTTTGCAAAAGCTCAAATAAATAATAATTCCGGAGGCCCTAAAAATGAAGCTATGTTGTTTTCTATAGAAGAGGTGAAACAAGAGTTTACAAATCTCGAATTTAACATATTAGAAGAAAAAACAATCGAACTTTCAGAAGGTGAATTTCATAAAGGAAAGGCAGAAGTTATTCGTTTTGTTGGTGTGAAAATGTAA
- a CDS encoding peroxiredoxin gives MNTLETTPQETFAMPRIGDKAPEFKAVTTQGDINYPSDYKGKWSILFSHPADFTPVCTSEFMTFAHLEEKFEKANCSLIGLSIDGLYSHIAWLRTIKDKIEFNGMKNIEVKFPLIEDISMEVAKKYGMIQPGESKTQAVRAVFFVDPNETVRAIIYYPLSLGRNFDELYRALIAMQTSDKFNVATPADWNPGDDVIVSPAGSCGVAEERMTSTEDLDCKDWFFCTKKLDKDLVLNEILKK, from the coding sequence ATGAATACATTAGAAACAACACCACAAGAAACATTTGCAATGCCAAGAATTGGAGATAAAGCACCAGAATTTAAAGCCGTAACTACGCAAGGAGATATTAATTATCCTTCAGATTATAAGGGAAAATGGTCAATACTATTTAGTCATCCAGCAGATTTTACACCAGTTTGTACTTCTGAATTTATGACATTTGCGCATTTAGAAGAAAAATTTGAAAAAGCAAATTGTAGTCTTATTGGTTTATCTATTGATGGTCTTTATAGCCATATCGCATGGTTAAGAACTATTAAAGATAAGATTGAGTTTAACGGTATGAAAAACATAGAAGTTAAGTTTCCTTTAATTGAGGATATTTCTATGGAAGTGGCTAAGAAATATGGAATGATTCAACCCGGAGAAAGCAAAACACAAGCGGTTAGAGCGGTCTTTTTTGTTGATCCTAATGAAACAGTAAGAGCAATTATTTATTACCCATTAAGCTTAGGACGTAATTTTGATGAGTTATACAGAGCTTTAATTGCTATGCAAACTTCAGATAAATTTAACGTAGCCACTCCAGCAGATTGGAATCCTGGTGATGATGTTATTGTGTCTCCAGCAGGATCATGTGGTGTAGCCGAAGAACGCATGACTTCTACTGAAGATTTAGATTGTAAAGACTGGTTCTTCTGTACTAAGAAGCTTGATAAAGATTTAGTGTTGAACGAAATCCTAAAGAAGTAA
- a CDS encoding TonB-dependent receptor domain-containing protein, translating into MKTFYSVLLCTLITAITYGQEQKKTIKDTTTQTTTKLNEVIVTGNLKTDPVLTVVSNKYDEKIVQPKNVADLFNNIIGFSVIKRGNYAIDPSFRGAQYEQLNIQYDGGTKAMHACPNRMDPITTHIIPEEISKIEIIKGPYTVRYGATFGGIINLVTQKPDYEDHGLHGKVSGGYESNGNSLVNLVQLQYIKDKYDIVANAGYRDFGNYEDGDGKEIPSSFRSTDYGLKIGYNFSDDQRLQAHWRQSFGRDVLHAALPMDTEYDDSSIISLDYSLDAIGKTVKSLTAKAYYSYVDHLMTNYNRPSFMMMEAASGVDAITAGGKIEINWKPSEKINVFSGLDALHIARDGNRTRLVKIMNGNALPSPMEFNDKVWQDSYITDLGVYTEAKYSISSKTIFTAGIRYDNVTSDIQDPEDDFAAMYDLEKRTEHNVSGTVSIKNRVSDKFTLEAAYGRGVRSANMIERFINHFSVGQDPYEYIGNPDLKAEVNNQFEIGFKGYEPLKNSFNSFKYETSFYYSFFENYIVGIVDESLTRKFNPTSEPSNPKVFRNLDEAYKTGFEAMAQVDFLDHYFLKTEFSYVYAKNKDLAESLPLTPPFTTRFVVGFEKVKFWANIQYNLTSKQDHISESFGETETDGYQTLDIRLGLKPIKNITLGFAVINALDEAYNNHLNFSFTNQEDFGSTPITEPGRNFSAFLQYSF; encoded by the coding sequence ATGAAAACATTCTATAGTGTGCTTTTATGCACTCTAATTACAGCTATAACTTATGGTCAAGAACAAAAAAAAACCATAAAAGATACTACAACACAAACAACCACAAAACTGAACGAAGTTATTGTTACCGGAAATCTAAAAACCGACCCAGTCTTAACTGTTGTTTCCAATAAATATGACGAAAAAATTGTGCAACCTAAGAACGTTGCCGATTTATTCAATAACATTATTGGTTTTTCGGTTATAAAAAGAGGAAACTATGCAATTGACCCTTCGTTTAGAGGTGCTCAATATGAACAGTTGAATATTCAATATGATGGTGGCACAAAAGCCATGCATGCTTGTCCTAACCGCATGGATCCTATAACAACACATATTATTCCTGAAGAAATTTCGAAAATAGAAATTATAAAAGGACCATACACCGTAAGATATGGAGCCACTTTTGGAGGTATTATAAACTTAGTGACTCAAAAACCAGATTACGAAGATCATGGTTTACACGGCAAAGTTTCAGGTGGCTACGAAAGCAATGGAAACTCGTTAGTTAACTTAGTACAACTTCAATATATTAAAGACAAGTATGATATTGTTGCTAATGCTGGTTATCGAGATTTTGGAAATTACGAAGACGGAGATGGCAAAGAAATTCCATCCTCTTTTAGAAGTACAGATTATGGTCTAAAAATAGGCTATAATTTCTCTGACGACCAACGATTACAAGCGCATTGGAGACAATCTTTTGGTCGCGATGTGTTACATGCTGCTTTACCAATGGATACGGAATATGATGATAGTAGTATTATTTCTTTAGATTATTCATTAGATGCTATTGGTAAAACCGTAAAATCATTAACCGCAAAAGCCTATTATAGTTATGTTGATCATTTAATGACCAATTATAATAGACCTTCTTTTATGATGATGGAAGCAGCATCTGGTGTAGATGCGATTACAGCGGGTGGGAAAATTGAAATCAACTGGAAACCTTCAGAAAAAATAAACGTTTTTTCTGGTTTAGATGCTCTGCATATTGCTAGAGATGGTAACAGAACGCGTTTGGTAAAAATAATGAACGGCAACGCTTTACCATCTCCAATGGAGTTTAATGATAAGGTTTGGCAAGATTCTTATATTACCGATTTGGGTGTTTACACAGAGGCTAAATATAGCATTAGTTCTAAAACAATTTTTACAGCTGGAATTAGATACGACAATGTAACGTCTGACATACAAGATCCTGAAGATGACTTTGCTGCCATGTATGACTTAGAAAAACGCACGGAACACAATGTAAGCGGAACAGTTTCAATCAAAAATAGAGTCTCGGATAAATTTACTTTAGAAGCTGCATATGGTCGCGGAGTGCGTTCTGCAAATATGATAGAACGCTTTATTAATCACTTCTCAGTTGGTCAAGATCCTTATGAGTACATTGGGAATCCAGATTTGAAAGCTGAAGTTAATAATCAGTTTGAAATAGGATTTAAAGGTTACGAGCCCTTAAAAAATAGCTTTAATAGTTTTAAATACGAAACCTCTTTTTATTATTCATTCTTTGAGAATTATATTGTTGGTATTGTAGATGAATCCTTAACACGAAAGTTTAACCCAACATCAGAACCTAGTAATCCAAAAGTATTCAGAAACCTTGATGAAGCTTATAAAACAGGTTTTGAAGCTATGGCTCAAGTGGATTTTTTAGATCATTATTTTCTAAAAACAGAGTTCTCTTATGTTTATGCTAAAAATAAAGATTTAGCAGAGTCGCTTCCTTTGACACCTCCTTTTACTACACGATTTGTGGTTGGCTTTGAAAAAGTTAAATTTTGGGCTAATATTCAGTATAATTTAACATCAAAACAAGACCACATATCTGAAAGTTTTGGAGAAACAGAAACGGATGGCTATCAAACTTTAGATATTAGATTAGGTTTAAAACCAATAAAAAATATCACCTTAGGTTTTGCTGTTATTAATGCTTTAGATGAAGCTTATAATAATCATTTAAATTTTTCATTTACAAATCAAGAAGATTTTGGAAGTACACCAATTACAGAGCCAGGTAGAAATTTTTCGGCTTTTTTACAGTATTCATTTTAA
- a CDS encoding methyltransferase family protein: MKTGQPSKKDYVFVGIQLLLFVAYVFPLKIIVINLLEWIRYSALILAGLGLILGISALLQISTKLSPFPTPVVDSKLLTHGAYAIARHPIYTSILTITLGYALYDESLFKFIVFIALWILFYFKSNYEEKLLSEKFTEYSAYKLNTNRFI, translated from the coding sequence TTGAAAACAGGTCAACCATCAAAAAAGGATTATGTGTTTGTAGGCATTCAGCTATTGCTTTTTGTTGCTTATGTATTTCCACTTAAAATAATCGTTATAAACCTTTTAGAGTGGATTAGATATTCAGCTTTAATTTTAGCAGGTTTAGGACTGATTTTAGGTATTAGTGCTTTATTACAAATAAGCACTAAATTATCTCCCTTTCCAACACCTGTCGTAGATAGTAAATTACTCACTCATGGTGCTTATGCAATAGCTAGACATCCTATTTACACCAGTATTTTAACTATAACTTTAGGCTATGCTCTATATGACGAATCCCTATTTAAATTTATTGTTTTCATAGCATTATGGATATTGTTTTATTTTAAATCAAATTATGAAGAGAAATTATTATCTGAAAAATTCACGGAATATTCAGCTTACAAACTAAATACAAACCGATTTATTTAA
- a CDS encoding cytochrome ubiquinol oxidase subunit I, whose product MEDMIFYDRLQFAFTITFHYIFPQLTMGLSLMIVYFKWKFLRTQIEKYNNAAKFFMKIFAINFTMGVVTGIPMEFQFGTNWAKFSELTGGIIGQTLAMEGMFSFFLESSFLALFIFGEKLMGQKLHFLTGFLVFLGSWASGWFILATNAWMQNPVGHEILENGKFVLENFSELFTNPWLLPAFLHNQMASVVTSAFVVASIGAFYILRDKHSEYGRLFLKTGVIFGLISSVLVAFPTGDWNAKNVAKYQPGTFAAMEGIFETEDAGAEIVLIGQPNMVDKKLDNKIAVPNILSFLTYQEWDKQIPGMDQFEEDELPDNIPALYYSYHIMVGLGTIFIGVMALALFFLWRKKLYTIKPLLWTIMFLVPFPYIANITGWYTAELGRQPYLVYGLLRTSDGISPTVSSGNTLFTLLGFVALYMLLGLLFLVLVGKTINQGPTPQKH is encoded by the coding sequence ATGGAAGACATGATTTTTTATGATAGATTGCAATTTGCATTTACTATCACATTTCACTACATATTTCCACAATTAACCATGGGATTATCTTTAATGATAGTCTATTTTAAGTGGAAATTCCTCAGAACTCAAATTGAAAAGTATAATAATGCCGCAAAGTTTTTTATGAAAATCTTTGCCATTAACTTTACCATGGGAGTGGTAACAGGGATTCCAATGGAATTTCAATTTGGTACTAATTGGGCAAAGTTTTCTGAACTCACCGGCGGAATTATTGGTCAGACCTTAGCCATGGAAGGCATGTTCTCATTCTTTTTAGAATCTTCATTTTTAGCCTTATTTATATTTGGTGAAAAATTAATGGGGCAAAAGCTTCATTTTTTAACTGGTTTTCTGGTGTTTTTGGGGTCTTGGGCAAGTGGTTGGTTTATTTTAGCTACCAATGCATGGATGCAAAATCCTGTAGGTCATGAAATTTTAGAGAACGGAAAATTTGTATTAGAAAACTTCTCGGAACTTTTCACAAATCCATGGCTATTGCCAGCCTTTTTACACAATCAAATGGCATCAGTGGTGACGTCTGCTTTTGTGGTGGCAAGTATAGGTGCGTTTTATATTTTAAGAGATAAGCATTCAGAATACGGAAGACTGTTTCTAAAAACAGGTGTGATATTCGGATTAATATCTAGTGTATTAGTCGCGTTTCCAACAGGAGATTGGAATGCTAAAAATGTCGCAAAATACCAGCCAGGAACATTTGCTGCTATGGAAGGTATATTTGAAACCGAAGATGCTGGTGCCGAAATCGTACTTATTGGTCAACCTAATATGGTGGACAAAAAACTAGATAACAAAATTGCCGTTCCTAATATATTAAGCTTTTTAACCTACCAAGAATGGGATAAACAAATCCCTGGAATGGATCAATTTGAAGAAGATGAATTGCCAGATAATATTCCTGCGCTTTATTATTCCTATCATATTATGGTCGGTTTAGGAACTATATTTATTGGCGTTATGGCATTAGCACTGTTCTTTTTGTGGCGAAAAAAATTATACACTATAAAACCATTACTTTGGACGATTATGTTTCTGGTTCCATTTCCATATATCGCAAATATTACGGGTTGGTACACCGCAGAATTAGGAAGACAACCCTATTTAGTTTATGGTTTATTAAGAACAAGCGATGGTATTTCACCTACGGTTTCATCGGGTAATACTTTATTTACTTTACTTGGTTTTGTTGCTTTGTACATGCTTCTAGGCTTGTTGTTTTTAGTTCTAGTTGGTAAAACTATTAACCAAGGTCCAACGCCTCAAAAACATTAA
- a CDS encoding 4'-phosphopantetheinyl transferase family protein yields MMEYNNSESNLFCGSSIIIDRKGEDSDQIHSGIKLYKIELSQYYNITDVLLKTLTPHEVQRAHRYHHIKDSKRFIICRSFLKLLIAQRNDIEISQVYFEKTENHKPYFPLDKTLFFNVSHAGDYAIIAIGNCELGVDIEYIDKHFNYADILPTVFSSEELSFVEMSNFKRQTFYKLWTRKEAIVKATGKGIDDDFSKIPVLDGAHTVPSSLINDFKKINVFSFNLNAYYVGAFAFKGDDIDFKHISFQPLPNIVELESLFKL; encoded by the coding sequence ATGATGGAGTATAATAATTCTGAAAGCAACTTGTTTTGTGGATCCTCTATAATTATAGATAGAAAGGGAGAAGATTCAGATCAAATTCATTCTGGCATTAAATTATATAAAATTGAATTATCTCAATATTATAACATTACAGATGTATTATTAAAAACATTAACGCCACACGAAGTACAAAGAGCTCACAGGTACCATCATATAAAGGATTCAAAACGGTTTATAATTTGTAGAAGTTTTCTTAAGCTTTTAATAGCCCAACGAAATGATATCGAAATTTCTCAAGTATATTTTGAGAAAACTGAAAATCACAAACCGTATTTCCCCTTAGATAAAACGTTGTTTTTTAACGTGTCGCATGCTGGTGATTATGCAATCATTGCAATTGGAAATTGCGAATTAGGTGTCGATATAGAATACATTGATAAGCATTTTAATTATGCTGATATTCTTCCTACTGTTTTTAGCTCTGAAGAACTAAGTTTTGTAGAAATGTCTAATTTTAAAAGACAAACCTTTTATAAATTATGGACAAGAAAAGAGGCTATTGTAAAAGCGACAGGAAAAGGTATTGATGACGATTTTTCAAAAATACCTGTGCTAGATGGAGCTCATACAGTACCATCATCATTAATAAACGACTTCAAAAAAATAAATGTATTTAGCTTCAATTTAAATGCTTATTACGTTGGTGCCTTTGCTTTTAAAGGTGATGATATTGATTTTAAGCATATAAGTTTTCAACCTTTACCCAATATAGTAGAGTTAGAGTCTTTGTTTAAATTATAA
- the trxA gene encoding thioredoxin, protein MSKFSEIINQDQPVLVDFFADWCGPCKMLSPILKQVKDQLGDGITIIKIDVDKNQALASKYQVRGVPTMLLFKKGKQVWRQSGVLQVNDIVNVINTH, encoded by the coding sequence ATGAGTAAATTTTCAGAAATAATAAATCAAGATCAACCTGTTTTGGTTGATTTTTTCGCAGATTGGTGTGGACCATGTAAAATGTTGAGTCCAATTTTAAAACAAGTGAAAGACCAATTGGGTGATGGTATTACGATTATAAAGATAGATGTTGATAAGAATCAAGCCTTAGCCTCAAAATATCAAGTGAGAGGAGTACCAACAATGCTATTGTTTAAAAAAGGAAAGCAGGTTTGGAGACAATCAGGCGTGCTTCAGGTAAATGATATTGTCAACGTGATTAACACCCACTAA
- a CDS encoding thioesterase domain-containing protein, producing the protein MESSKVTYTNHEVDFSSLVPLKPCGNRNPLFILHGANHDVLSFKNLADELHSEQPVYALQAKGLKGDSKPHDTVEDMAAYFITIIKTINKEGPYILSGFSFGGIIAFEMAKQLKAQGERVKMLLLFDSYVYPSYYYSDPLKKKVTSKLYTVGQLGFMGLNMFSSVSNFKRRVKLLKIKFSGLFLKLKHGSEQQYQLQFNRSSKIDKMHGLAYARYHIIPQDIEVDLFRSTKKLYFAHDYNYLGWKRIALDGVHKHILPGNHSEMFFSPVVEKFGEKLQNLLDDGV; encoded by the coding sequence ATGGAAAGTTCTAAGGTTACATACACTAATCACGAAGTTGATTTTAGTTCGTTAGTACCTTTAAAACCGTGTGGAAATAGAAATCCCTTATTTATATTACATGGTGCTAACCATGATGTTTTAAGTTTTAAAAATTTGGCTGATGAGCTACATAGTGAACAACCAGTTTATGCTTTACAAGCTAAAGGACTTAAAGGAGATTCAAAACCTCACGATACTGTTGAAGACATGGCTGCATATTTTATTACTATTATAAAAACTATAAATAAGGAAGGACCTTATATTTTGTCAGGGTTTTCATTTGGTGGTATCATTGCTTTTGAAATGGCTAAACAATTAAAAGCTCAAGGAGAAAGAGTAAAAATGCTGTTACTTTTTGATAGCTATGTTTATCCTTCATATTATTATTCAGATCCATTAAAGAAGAAGGTTACCTCTAAGTTATATACAGTAGGGCAATTAGGTTTTATGGGTTTAAATATGTTTAGTAGTGTGTCTAATTTTAAACGTAGGGTTAAATTATTGAAAATAAAGTTTTCTGGATTATTTTTAAAATTAAAACATGGAAGTGAACAACAGTATCAATTGCAGTTTAATCGATCCTCAAAAATAGATAAGATGCATGGTTTAGCTTACGCTAGATATCATATAATTCCGCAGGATATAGAAGTAGATTTATTTAGGTCTACTAAAAAGCTATATTTTGCTCATGATTATAACTATTTAGGTTGGAAAAGAATAGCATTGGATGGAGTTCATAAGCATATCTTACCAGGAAATCACTCCGAAATGTTTTTTTCTCCTGTTGTTGAAAAATTTGGTGAGAAGCTTCAAAATTTACTAGATGATGGAGTATAA
- a CDS encoding MBL fold metallo-hydrolase — translation MNIIQFEDKPLAHYSYAIISNDEMAIVDPSRDPKPYYQLAEKHNAKIIAVFETHPHADFVSGHLQIHNETGAKIYVSKLVGANYMHETFDDGDTVKIGEVTCSAINSPGHSPDSITIIAEDAYKNYAMFSGDTLFIGDVGRPDLREQAGNMKAKREELAKSMYHTITHKFNHLPDATLVYPAHGAGSLCGKNMSKDASSTLGKERNENWAFKDLSEDQFVAHILKDQPFIPSYFGFNVDINKDGSENFQLCIAIPTFQFQIVDFFNDGALIVDTRSKADFDTNHIPKSINIIAETEDDKFETWLGSIVKPNEAFYLVIKSIEDRDKILYRIAKIGYEKQLIGLMTLGETNFEGVEVLNFNDFENHQDKYTIIDVRNKSEVEEGKIFQNAIAIPLHQLRDAEDEIPTDKPIVVHCAGGYRSAAGSSIISNITNKFTVFDLSDDVTKFQ, via the coding sequence ATGAACATTATACAATTTGAAGATAAGCCATTGGCACATTATTCTTATGCAATTATAAGTAATGATGAAATGGCTATTGTCGATCCTTCTCGAGATCCAAAGCCCTATTATCAGTTAGCCGAAAAACATAACGCAAAAATAATCGCCGTTTTTGAAACCCATCCTCATGCCGATTTTGTAAGTGGCCATTTGCAGATTCATAATGAGACTGGAGCTAAAATTTATGTCAGTAAATTGGTTGGGGCAAACTATATGCATGAGACTTTTGATGATGGAGATACCGTTAAAATAGGAGAGGTTACTTGTTCTGCAATTAACTCGCCAGGTCACTCACCAGATAGTATTACTATTATTGCTGAAGATGCATATAAAAATTATGCGATGTTTTCGGGAGATACCCTATTTATTGGAGATGTCGGACGACCAGACTTAAGAGAGCAAGCTGGTAACATGAAAGCTAAACGCGAAGAATTAGCTAAAAGCATGTATCACACTATTACGCATAAATTTAATCATTTGCCAGATGCTACACTAGTATATCCAGCGCATGGAGCAGGTTCTTTATGTGGCAAAAACATGAGTAAAGATGCTTCTAGTACATTAGGAAAAGAAAGAAATGAAAACTGGGCGTTTAAGGATTTATCTGAAGACCAATTTGTAGCTCATATTTTAAAAGATCAACCTTTTATTCCGTCTTATTTTGGATTTAATGTGGATATTAATAAAGATGGATCAGAGAACTTTCAATTGTGTATTGCAATACCTACATTTCAATTTCAGATTGTTGATTTTTTTAATGATGGTGCATTAATTGTGGATACGAGAAGTAAAGCGGATTTTGATACCAATCATATACCTAAGAGTATTAATATAATTGCAGAAACTGAGGATGATAAATTTGAAACATGGTTAGGCTCAATTGTAAAACCAAATGAAGCCTTTTATTTAGTGATAAAGTCCATTGAAGATAGAGATAAAATACTATATCGAATTGCTAAAATAGGTTATGAAAAACAATTAATAGGATTAATGACTCTAGGTGAAACTAATTTTGAAGGCGTAGAAGTTCTTAATTTTAATGATTTTGAAAACCATCAAGATAAGTACACCATTATTGATGTTAGAAATAAAAGTGAAGTTGAGGAAGGCAAAATATTTCAAAATGCAATAGCTATTCCACTTCATCAATTAAGAGATGCTGAAGATGAAATTCCTACGGACAAACCCATTGTAGTGCATTGCGCTGGTGGGTATAGAAGTGCAGCTGGTAGTAGTATTATTTCAAATATTACAAACAAGTTTACTGTGTTCGATTTAAGTGATGATGTAACTAAATTTCAATAA
- the cydB gene encoding cytochrome d ubiquinol oxidase subunit II, whose translation MEIFWYIAIGIVLTVFFILDGYDFGAGIIHLFFAKEEKDKEVITKSAGLFWDSNEVWLVAAGGMLFMAFPTFYASVFSGFYLPLIIVLWLIIFRAIGLEFRGQFKYQMWKDIWDKSFGVSSLLLALFFGIALGNIVRGVNLGSVENGVSAHEGHYFFLPLWDSSFSPLTDHPGVIDWFTIIIGLIAVVTLAIHGANWIILKTNSTINNKLKGVIFKLNIALAILTIFSLIVWQYVNPNSLDNFIHKPYLLIFPIIYLTGLIGLFFIKKIKKDSHAFVLSSLLILGGITSSLASLFPVILPSINDKHEHLTIYNTSAAEYGLSVALTWGIIGFALIVVYFIIQKRLLSGKIDNMDYGH comes from the coding sequence ATGGAAATATTTTGGTACATAGCAATAGGAATTGTTCTAACAGTGTTTTTTATTTTAGACGGTTACGATTTTGGAGCAGGAATCATTCATTTGTTTTTTGCGAAGGAAGAAAAGGACAAAGAAGTCATTACTAAATCGGCAGGCTTGTTTTGGGATTCAAATGAAGTTTGGTTAGTCGCAGCAGGAGGGATGCTCTTTATGGCGTTTCCAACATTTTATGCCTCAGTTTTTAGTGGATTTTATTTACCATTAATAATTGTGTTGTGGTTAATTATTTTTAGAGCCATCGGATTAGAATTTAGAGGGCAATTCAAATATCAAATGTGGAAAGATATTTGGGATAAATCTTTTGGTGTTTCTAGTTTGTTGTTAGCGTTATTTTTTGGAATAGCTTTAGGTAATATTGTTAGAGGTGTAAATTTAGGAAGTGTTGAAAACGGAGTTTCTGCTCATGAAGGTCATTATTTTTTCTTACCGTTATGGGATAGTAGCTTTAGTCCATTAACAGATCATCCTGGAGTTATTGATTGGTTTACTATAATAATAGGCTTAATAGCAGTGGTTACTTTAGCAATTCATGGTGCCAATTGGATTATTTTAAAAACCAATTCAACAATAAATAACAAGCTAAAGGGCGTTATTTTTAAATTAAATATTGCTTTGGCAATCCTTACAATTTTCTCTTTAATTGTATGGCAATACGTCAATCCAAATTCATTAGATAATTTTATTCATAAGCCTTATTTATTGATCTTTCCTATTATTTATTTAACAGGATTAATTGGGTTGTTTTTTATTAAGAAAATCAAAAAAGATAGTCATGCTTTTGTGTTGTCAAGCTTGCTTATTTTAGGTGGAATTACATCCTCACTAGCATCTTTATTTCCAGTAATATTACCTTCAATAAATGATAAGCATGAGCATTTAACTATTTATAATACGTCTGCAGCAGAATATGGTTTATCTGTTGCGTTAACATGGGGAATTATTGGGTTTGCCTTAATTGTTGTTTATTTCATTATTCAAAAAAGATTGTTGAGCGGGAAAATTGATAACATGGATTATGGCCATTAG
- a CDS encoding c-type heme family protein, with protein MKNIIGLLVLATFFVSCNSSNKKEKNSYSKVEHTSDKSDHPGKKLMETNCYICHSATAGHDDRIGPPMIAIKRHYINSKTTKKEFTDAMQAWIKNPNEADAKMPGAVKQFGVMPIQHFPEETIAQISEYMFDFEIEQPEWFENHFNEERGKGKGMGNGRGMGNGKDKKLGMKQTQTNFEDLPYGERGLKYALTTKAVLGKNLMGTIQKKGVLEALNFCNLQAYPLTDSMSVVHNATIKRVTDKPRNPNNKANTEELGYIRDFKEVIANNEEPKPLVKKMDDKVKVYYPITTNNMCLQCHGKPNETVEASTLTRIKSLYPMDKALGYDINEVRGIWSITFDK; from the coding sequence ATGAAAAATATCATAGGATTACTCGTTTTGGCTACGTTTTTTGTGAGTTGCAATTCCTCTAATAAGAAAGAAAAAAATTCTTACAGTAAGGTTGAGCATACTTCAGATAAAAGCGATCATCCTGGTAAAAAATTAATGGAAACTAATTGTTATATCTGTCATAGTGCTACTGCTGGTCATGATGATAGAATTGGTCCACCGATGATTGCCATTAAAAGGCATTATATCAATAGTAAAACGACTAAAAAAGAATTTACTGATGCTATGCAAGCTTGGATTAAAAACCCGAATGAAGCTGATGCTAAAATGCCAGGTGCTGTAAAGCAATTTGGTGTGATGCCCATACAGCATTTCCCAGAAGAGACTATTGCGCAAATTTCGGAATATATGTTTGATTTTGAAATTGAACAGCCAGAGTGGTTTGAAAACCATTTTAATGAAGAAAGAGGGAAAGGTAAAGGAATGGGTAACGGACGAGGAATGGGAAATGGGAAAGATAAAAAACTTGGCATGAAGCAAACCCAAACTAATTTTGAAGATTTACCTTATGGAGAGCGAGGTTTAAAATATGCCTTAACTACAAAAGCTGTTTTGGGTAAAAATTTAATGGGAACTATTCAGAAAAAAGGGGTTTTGGAAGCTTTAAATTTTTGTAATCTACAAGCTTATCCTTTAACCGATAGTATGTCTGTTGTACACAACGCCACCATTAAACGTGTAACAGATAAACCAAGAAATCCAAATAATAAAGCTAATACAGAAGAATTAGGATACATAAGAGACTTTAAGGAAGTTATTGCAAATAATGAAGAACCAAAACCACTAGTAAAAAAAATGGATGATAAAGTGAAAGTATATTATCCAATTACGACTAATAATATGTGTCTGCAATGTCACGGAAAACCTAATGAAACGGTAGAAGCTTCAACGCTAACAAGAATTAAGAGTTTATATCCAATGGATAAAGCTCTTGGTTACGATATTAATGAAGTTAGAGGTATTTGGAGTATTACTTTTGATAAATAA